One stretch of Zootoca vivipara chromosome 8, rZooViv1.1, whole genome shotgun sequence DNA includes these proteins:
- the FASTKD3 gene encoding FAST kinase domain-containing protein 3, mitochondrial isoform X1 — protein sequence MASMNFRCFQASISRLQACRQLLTQGTALNHFGQQIRQLRLCPHGPSTLQTVCSVCGFQCTTCRNYHMELGNHPGYVTGMVQLRGEAGNSVKSGSTWTDEQVFLKKLNCFCSYKDIFRFVSTMESLSDTMVAAVLQRVCDVQLEDSMLKNPEEVMEDEVFRSLCFQLEQESPSLSESALVNSLNALIKLRVSPWSTLMVRLVSESQERLDKGQMTIRNLCVLGESLFNLEGPSCAILEQIMDQVQSTNLEDWKADEMAMVYKMLQLGVGERGKYQALLNKMSSLAVTQVPQFSPEITSTVLNALVVLDQTQAIPLVIKLCKHSVRHVPHFTDNELEKVLEAFIHFGHNDQFFTEALERHVAKHAFTMHPSAVSKVMQFCSRKRILSKSIFNAVAESFIYNADNFTTAQIAEQIIPFGKLNYLPPCAPSLFQKLERILSTRSAQFQPHVFLSLLHACTLVERYPLNFLAKVFSPYFLQQLQAEGPGLKKSVLSQLTQLFLTATLECPSYEGPQLLPKYFVKSFLTPDHSMESLVESHLYNRVKAGLTDLLGARIYFASHVLTPYCYTLDIEIKLNDEGFVLPANRHEEAYQSRIALCIDDQRRFCTNSHNLLGNEAIKQRHLQLAGYKVVQIPFFEFESLKTRSDIVEYLHKKIFSNSYRLSW from the exons ATGGCTTCCATGAATTTTAGATGTTTCCAGGCATCTATTTCTAGACTGCAAGCATGTAGACAGTTGCTAACTCAAGGCACAGCCTTGAACCATTTTGGCCAGCAAATTAGGCAGCTCAGGTTATGTCCCCATGGTCCTTCAACATTGCAAACAGTTTGTTCAGTCTGTGGTTTTCAGTGCACGACTTGTAGAAACTACCATATGGAACTGGGAAATCACCCCGGCTATGTTACGGGCATGGTGCAACTCCGTGGAGAAGCTGGTAACAGTGTAAAATCTGGCAGCACATGGACAGATGAACAAGTGTTTTTGAAGAAGTTGAACTGTTTCTGTTCATACAAAGACATTTTCAGATTTGTAAGCACAATGGAAAGTTTATCTGACACCATGGTGGCAGCTGTCCTTCAGCGGGTCTGTGACGTTCAACTGGAGGACAGTATGCTGAAGAATCCTGAAGAGGTGATGGAGGATGAAGTCTTCAGGTCACTTTGCTTCCAGCTGGAACAAGAATCACCAAGCCTGTCTGAATCTGCTCTTGTAAATTCACTAAATGCTTTGATAAAATTACGTGTGAGTCCCTGGAGTACCTTGATGGTTCGTTTGGTGTCAGAGAGCCAAGAACGCCTGGATAAAGGCCAGATGACTATTAGAAATCTGTGTGTTCTTGGAGAATCCTTGTTCAATCTAGAGGGTCCAAGCTGTGCTATTCTGGAACAAATTATGGACCAAGTTCAGAGTACAAACCTGGAGGACTGGAAGGCTGATGAAATGGCCATGGTCtacaaaatgctgcagctggGTGTCGGGGAGAGAGGAAAATACCAAGCCCTATTAAACAAAATGAGCAGTTTAGCTGTAACTCAGGTTCCTCAGTTCAGCCCCGAAATAACAAGTACAGTGTTAAATGCTCTGGTGGTTCTTGATCAAACCCAAGCCATTCCTCTAGTGATAAAGCTTTGCAAGCATTCAGTACGGCATGTCCCACATTTCACGGATAATGAGCTAGAAAAAGTGCTGGAGGCTTTCATTCATTTTGGACACAACGACCAGTTCTTCACTGAAGCTCTAGAAAGACATGTTGCCAAACACGCCTTCACCATGCATCCCAGTGCAGTTTCCAAAGTCATGCAGTTCTGCAGCAGGAAGCGCATCCTTTCTAAAAGCATCTTCAATGCAGTGGCAGAGAGTTTCATCTACAATGCTGACAACTTCACCACTGCTCAGATCGCGGAGCAGATTATTCCATTTGGGAAACTCAACTATTTGCCTCCGTGTGCTCCTTCTCTTTTCCAGAAGCTCGAAAGGATACTCAGCACGCGATCGGCCCAGTTTCAGCCTCATGTGTTCTTGAGCCTTCTTCATGCATGCACCCTAGTTGAACGCTATCCCCTGAATTTCCTGGCAAAAGTGTTTAGTCCCTATTTTCTGCAGCAGTTGCAAG CTGAAGGACCTGGTTTGAAGAAGTCTGTTCTTTCTCAGTTGACCCAGCTATTTCTAACAGCAACACTGGAGTGTCCTTCCTACGAG GGTCCCCAACTCCTTCCCAAGTACTTTGTCAAGTCCTTTCTCACGCCAGATCATTCAATGGAGTCCTTGGTAGAAAGTCACCTCTACAACAGAGTAAAGGCTGGCCTCACTGACCTCTTGGGGGCCCGAATATATTTTGCTTCTCACGTGTTGACACCGTACTGCTATACTCTGG ATATTGAGATTAAACTCAATGATGAAGGATTTGTACTACCAGCTAATAGACATGAAGAGGCGTACCAAAG CAGAATAGCTCTCTGCATTGATGATCAAAGAAGATTTTGCACCAACAGTCACAATCTTCTTGGAAACGAGGCCATTAAGCAAAGGCACCTGCAGCTAGCCGGGTACAAAGTTGTGCAG ATTCCATTTTTTGAGTTTGAGTCACTGAAGACCAGAAGTGATATAGTGGAATACCTGCACAAGAAAATTTTTTCTAACTCTTACAGGCTCAGCTGGTGA
- the CFAP90 gene encoding cilia- and flagella-associated protein 90: protein MQEGQNGEELGAEEEELEELGGINEQLIRKHQLPLSAQSAFSYIPPRRKNPPELSYFHQESKPGIVSLYDCIFKRPMGYDEKLHRCDREHAKSRGLHINDEEKARPMAVLSSSEYGRRIDKPMEQLVRDHVRIRHVQTEFYRKNEIACLIEKSSRTIDAT, encoded by the exons ATGCAAGAAGGCCAAAATGGGGAAGAACTGGGagcagaagaggaagagttggaggAACTGGGAGGCATCAATGAACAGCTAATAAGGAAACACCAGCTGCCACTCTCAGCACAGTCAGCCTTCAGCTATATTCCCCCCCGACGCAAAAATCCCCCTGAACTCAGCTATTTTCACCAAGAGAGCAAG CCAGGAATTGTTTCCCTGTACGACTGCATCTTTAAAAGACCCATGGGCTATGACGAAAAACTCCACCGCTGTGACAGAGAACACGCCAAAAGCAGAGGGCTTCATATTAATGATGAG gaaaaagcaaggcctATGGCAGTCTTGTCCTCCTCTGAATATGGGCGACGCATAGACAAGCCCATGGAGCAGCTGGTCCGAGACCACGTGCGCATTAGACACGTTcagacagaattctacaggaaAAACGAAATAGCATGCTTGATAGAAAAATCATCCAGAACCATTGATGCAACCTAA
- the FASTKD3 gene encoding FAST kinase domain-containing protein 3, mitochondrial isoform X2, with protein MASMNFRCFQASISRLQACRQLLTQGTALNHFGQQIRQLRLCPHGPSTLQTVCSVCGFQCTTCRNYHMELGNHPGYVTGMVQLRGEAGNSVKSGSTWTDEQVFLKKLNCFCSYKDIFRFVSTMESLSDTMVAAVLQRVCDVQLEDSMLKNPEEVMEDEVFRSLCFQLEQESPSLSESALVNSLNALIKLRVSPWSTLMVRLVSESQERLDKGQMTIRNLCVLGESLFNLEGPSCAILEQIMDQVQSTNLEDWKADEMAMVYKMLQLGVGERGKYQALLNKMSSLAVTQVPQFSPEITSTVLNALVVLDQTQAIPLVIKLCKHSVRHVPHFTDNELEKVLEAFIHFGHNDQFFTEALERHVAKHAFTMHPSAVSKVMQFCSRKRILSKSIFNAVAESFIYNADNFTTAQIAEQIIPFGKLNYLPPCAPSLFQKLERILSTRSAQFQPHVFLSLLHACTLVERYPLNFLAKVFSPYFLQQLQAEGPGLKKSVLSQLTQLFLTATLECPSYEGPQLLPKYFVKSFLTPDHSMESLVESHLYNRVKAGLTDLLGARIYFASHVLTPYCYTLDIEIKLNDEGFVLPANRHEEAYQRIALCIDDQRRFCTNSHNLLGNEAIKQRHLQLAGYKVVQIPFFEFESLKTRSDIVEYLHKKIFSNSYRLSW; from the exons ATGGCTTCCATGAATTTTAGATGTTTCCAGGCATCTATTTCTAGACTGCAAGCATGTAGACAGTTGCTAACTCAAGGCACAGCCTTGAACCATTTTGGCCAGCAAATTAGGCAGCTCAGGTTATGTCCCCATGGTCCTTCAACATTGCAAACAGTTTGTTCAGTCTGTGGTTTTCAGTGCACGACTTGTAGAAACTACCATATGGAACTGGGAAATCACCCCGGCTATGTTACGGGCATGGTGCAACTCCGTGGAGAAGCTGGTAACAGTGTAAAATCTGGCAGCACATGGACAGATGAACAAGTGTTTTTGAAGAAGTTGAACTGTTTCTGTTCATACAAAGACATTTTCAGATTTGTAAGCACAATGGAAAGTTTATCTGACACCATGGTGGCAGCTGTCCTTCAGCGGGTCTGTGACGTTCAACTGGAGGACAGTATGCTGAAGAATCCTGAAGAGGTGATGGAGGATGAAGTCTTCAGGTCACTTTGCTTCCAGCTGGAACAAGAATCACCAAGCCTGTCTGAATCTGCTCTTGTAAATTCACTAAATGCTTTGATAAAATTACGTGTGAGTCCCTGGAGTACCTTGATGGTTCGTTTGGTGTCAGAGAGCCAAGAACGCCTGGATAAAGGCCAGATGACTATTAGAAATCTGTGTGTTCTTGGAGAATCCTTGTTCAATCTAGAGGGTCCAAGCTGTGCTATTCTGGAACAAATTATGGACCAAGTTCAGAGTACAAACCTGGAGGACTGGAAGGCTGATGAAATGGCCATGGTCtacaaaatgctgcagctggGTGTCGGGGAGAGAGGAAAATACCAAGCCCTATTAAACAAAATGAGCAGTTTAGCTGTAACTCAGGTTCCTCAGTTCAGCCCCGAAATAACAAGTACAGTGTTAAATGCTCTGGTGGTTCTTGATCAAACCCAAGCCATTCCTCTAGTGATAAAGCTTTGCAAGCATTCAGTACGGCATGTCCCACATTTCACGGATAATGAGCTAGAAAAAGTGCTGGAGGCTTTCATTCATTTTGGACACAACGACCAGTTCTTCACTGAAGCTCTAGAAAGACATGTTGCCAAACACGCCTTCACCATGCATCCCAGTGCAGTTTCCAAAGTCATGCAGTTCTGCAGCAGGAAGCGCATCCTTTCTAAAAGCATCTTCAATGCAGTGGCAGAGAGTTTCATCTACAATGCTGACAACTTCACCACTGCTCAGATCGCGGAGCAGATTATTCCATTTGGGAAACTCAACTATTTGCCTCCGTGTGCTCCTTCTCTTTTCCAGAAGCTCGAAAGGATACTCAGCACGCGATCGGCCCAGTTTCAGCCTCATGTGTTCTTGAGCCTTCTTCATGCATGCACCCTAGTTGAACGCTATCCCCTGAATTTCCTGGCAAAAGTGTTTAGTCCCTATTTTCTGCAGCAGTTGCAAG CTGAAGGACCTGGTTTGAAGAAGTCTGTTCTTTCTCAGTTGACCCAGCTATTTCTAACAGCAACACTGGAGTGTCCTTCCTACGAG GGTCCCCAACTCCTTCCCAAGTACTTTGTCAAGTCCTTTCTCACGCCAGATCATTCAATGGAGTCCTTGGTAGAAAGTCACCTCTACAACAGAGTAAAGGCTGGCCTCACTGACCTCTTGGGGGCCCGAATATATTTTGCTTCTCACGTGTTGACACCGTACTGCTATACTCTGG ATATTGAGATTAAACTCAATGATGAAGGATTTGTACTACCAGCTAATAGACATGAAGAGGCGTACCAAAG AATAGCTCTCTGCATTGATGATCAAAGAAGATTTTGCACCAACAGTCACAATCTTCTTGGAAACGAGGCCATTAAGCAAAGGCACCTGCAGCTAGCCGGGTACAAAGTTGTGCAG ATTCCATTTTTTGAGTTTGAGTCACTGAAGACCAGAAGTGATATAGTGGAATACCTGCACAAGAAAATTTTTTCTAACTCTTACAGGCTCAGCTGGTGA